A single genomic interval of Stieleria maiorica harbors:
- a CDS encoding PSD1 and planctomycete cytochrome C domain-containing protein, with translation MYRLIWLVFAIGAISSCPAADVDFDSQVRPILSDKCFHCHGPDEATRAADLRLDTVEGALEDRGGYAAVVPGDLENSEALRRVLSDDPDEVMPPPDSKLTLSAREKSILQEWIGSGAHWSEHWSFVAPQTPAVPEDPSHWSRNEIDRFVRSRAIAAGVAPQAEADRETLIRRVSLDLTGLPPSPAEVDAFLADKSDGAYERLVDRLLASPRYGERMAWEWLDAARYADTDGFQGDPTRTMWPWRDWLVDALNDNMPFDQFTIEMLAGDLMDNPTPEQILATGFNRNHMFNGEGGRIAEETRVENVFDRAETTGTVWLGLTMTCCRCHDHKFDPISLEEYFQFYAFFDNTSETGRSGRGKTAPVLNYLDEDQRRRRDDFAAELQTVESELTAPIPNLDAEQAVWEIEMRDKLADHTGATGLGPWWQLGPIPVAGRQAFDRDLGPEKAVDLTATVGNATWQQLDDFNDGVVHPLPETVGATYFYRKITSSSKHTLQLSLGSDDAIKVFFGGKQVLANYTARAAAADQELLEIELEPGENDLLIKIVNTGGIGGFYFQKTSESVFGLPAEIVAALKTDPNDRQPEQRRRLREHFRSAHWPAWKPLSERRDRLKKQLADLEKQAVTVMVMDDLPDERRRKTLVLERGGYDKPTDVAVDPGTPAALPPLPADAPRNRLTLARWLVDPTNPLTARVTVNRYWQTFFGRGIVESTEDFGLQGNRPTHPDLLDWLAVRFVHSGWNVKQLHKLIVMSATYRQSSNLDEASMERDPQNKWFARAPRYRLPSWMLRDQALAVSGLLTPKMGGPAVKPYQPEGIWAEATFGKIRYTPDSGQKLYRRSLYIFWRRIVGPTMFFDGAKRQTCEVKPTRTNTPLHALTTLNETTFVESARMMAERVLREKESRSSRLTYAFRLATARKPTKRELDVLESRVEELHRDFAANPDDAMELVSVGQSPRDPEISPAEHAAYTLVCSILLNLDETLSKH, from the coding sequence ATGTATCGCCTGATCTGGCTCGTTTTCGCAATCGGCGCGATTTCGTCCTGCCCCGCCGCCGACGTCGATTTCGACTCGCAAGTCCGCCCGATCCTGTCGGACAAATGCTTTCATTGCCACGGTCCGGACGAAGCGACACGTGCGGCGGACCTACGGCTGGATACCGTCGAAGGTGCACTGGAAGATCGTGGCGGCTATGCCGCGGTGGTCCCCGGCGACCTGGAAAACAGCGAAGCACTGCGGCGGGTGTTGTCGGATGATCCCGACGAAGTCATGCCCCCGCCGGATTCCAAGCTCACACTGTCGGCGCGGGAAAAGTCGATCTTGCAAGAATGGATCGGGTCGGGCGCCCATTGGTCCGAACATTGGTCCTTCGTCGCACCGCAAACTCCCGCGGTCCCAGAGGATCCATCCCATTGGTCGCGCAACGAAATCGATCGGTTCGTTCGCTCCCGCGCGATCGCGGCCGGGGTCGCCCCGCAAGCCGAAGCTGATCGGGAAACATTAATTCGCCGCGTGAGCTTGGACCTGACGGGATTGCCTCCGTCGCCGGCCGAAGTCGACGCTTTTTTGGCCGACAAGTCCGATGGCGCGTACGAACGGCTGGTCGATCGCTTGCTCGCATCGCCACGTTACGGCGAGCGGATGGCTTGGGAGTGGCTTGACGCGGCACGCTACGCCGATACGGACGGATTCCAAGGCGACCCGACGCGGACGATGTGGCCCTGGCGCGATTGGCTGGTCGATGCACTCAACGACAACATGCCCTTTGACCAGTTCACGATCGAGATGCTGGCCGGCGATTTGATGGACAACCCGACCCCCGAACAAATCTTGGCGACCGGATTCAACCGCAATCACATGTTCAACGGCGAAGGCGGACGGATCGCCGAAGAGACGCGGGTGGAAAACGTTTTTGATCGAGCGGAAACGACGGGGACCGTCTGGCTGGGGCTGACGATGACCTGCTGCCGTTGCCACGATCACAAGTTCGACCCGATCTCGCTTGAAGAATACTTCCAGTTCTACGCGTTCTTCGACAACACTTCGGAAACCGGACGCAGCGGTCGCGGCAAGACGGCGCCGGTGCTGAACTACCTGGACGAAGATCAACGTCGGCGGCGCGACGACTTTGCAGCCGAATTGCAAACCGTCGAATCCGAATTGACCGCGCCGATTCCCAACTTGGACGCCGAACAAGCGGTCTGGGAAATCGAGATGCGGGACAAACTGGCCGATCACACCGGTGCGACCGGGCTCGGTCCCTGGTGGCAACTCGGACCGATCCCGGTCGCGGGACGGCAAGCATTTGACCGAGATCTCGGCCCGGAGAAGGCCGTCGATTTGACCGCGACGGTGGGTAACGCCACGTGGCAGCAACTCGATGACTTCAACGACGGCGTCGTGCACCCACTGCCGGAAACCGTCGGAGCGACCTACTTCTATCGCAAGATCACTTCGTCGTCCAAGCACACGTTGCAGCTTTCGCTCGGCAGCGACGACGCCATCAAAGTGTTCTTCGGCGGGAAGCAGGTGTTGGCGAACTACACCGCCAGGGCCGCCGCCGCCGATCAAGAGCTTCTGGAGATCGAACTGGAACCCGGCGAGAACGACTTGCTGATCAAGATCGTCAACACCGGTGGGATCGGGGGATTTTATTTCCAAAAGACCAGCGAATCGGTCTTCGGATTGCCAGCGGAAATCGTTGCGGCTCTGAAGACAGATCCGAACGACCGCCAGCCAGAGCAACGTCGCAGATTGCGCGAGCACTTTCGATCAGCGCATTGGCCCGCGTGGAAGCCGCTTTCGGAGCGCCGCGATCGGCTGAAGAAACAGCTCGCCGACCTGGAAAAACAAGCCGTCACCGTGATGGTGATGGACGACCTGCCCGACGAGCGCCGGCGCAAAACGCTGGTGCTGGAACGCGGCGGTTATGACAAACCGACCGACGTGGCCGTTGATCCCGGAACGCCGGCCGCGCTTCCGCCGCTACCGGCCGATGCACCACGCAACCGATTGACACTGGCCCGATGGTTGGTCGATCCGACGAACCCGCTGACCGCGCGAGTCACTGTGAATCGTTATTGGCAGACGTTTTTCGGACGCGGCATCGTTGAATCGACCGAAGATTTTGGGTTGCAAGGCAATCGTCCGACGCATCCCGATCTGTTGGACTGGCTGGCCGTTCGATTTGTGCACAGCGGATGGAATGTCAAACAATTGCACAAATTGATCGTGATGAGTGCGACGTATCGTCAGTCGTCGAATCTGGACGAGGCATCGATGGAGCGCGACCCGCAGAACAAGTGGTTTGCCCGCGCGCCACGCTATCGACTTCCCTCCTGGATGCTGCGTGATCAGGCGTTGGCGGTCAGTGGGCTGCTGACGCCGAAGATGGGCGGCCCCGCGGTCAAGCCCTATCAACCCGAGGGTATCTGGGCGGAAGCCACGTTCGGCAAAATTCGCTACACGCCCGACAGCGGTCAGAAACTGTACCGTCGCAGTCTGTACATTTTCTGGCGGCGGATCGTCGGACCGACGATGTTCTTTGACGGCGCAAAACGACAGACCTGTGAAGTCAAACCGACGCGGACCAACACACCGCTGCACGCGTTGACGACACTCAACGAAACCACCTTCGTCGAATCGGCGCGGATGATGGCCGAGCGGGTGCTTCGCGAAAAGGAGTCACGATCGTCGCGTCTGACGTATGCCTTTCGATTGGCGACGGCGCGAAAGCCGACCAAGCGTGAGTTAGACGTCCTGGAAAGCCGTGTCGAAGAACTTCACCGTGACTTTGCGGCCAACCCCGACGACGCGATGGAATTGGTGTCGGTGGGGCAATCGCCGCGTGATCCCGAAATCTCCCCCGCCGAACATGCCGCTTACACCCTCGTTTGTTCCATCCTGTTGAACCTGGATGAAACCCTGTCCAAACACTGA
- a CDS encoding RNA polymerase sigma factor: MTVISENTDSHVTRTSLLGRARERDRQAWSELVDLYGPLIAHWCGRCGLDRHAAADCTQEVFAALARSIGQFEPANTSGSFRAWLWTITSNKAKDRHRADARHIRADGGSTAFQTLNNVPDPHGVPEDEPTDDDQINGLTVRGLKQIRHEFADKTWRIFERAVIDDIPAATVAEEFDITPATVRQTRSRILRRLRQYLGE; encoded by the coding sequence GTGACAGTGATTTCCGAAAACACCGATTCACACGTCACGAGAACCAGCCTGCTCGGTCGGGCACGGGAGCGTGACCGGCAAGCCTGGAGCGAATTGGTGGACCTGTACGGCCCCTTGATCGCGCATTGGTGTGGCCGCTGTGGATTAGACCGCCATGCCGCCGCCGATTGCACTCAAGAGGTTTTCGCCGCACTCGCGCGATCGATCGGTCAATTCGAACCCGCCAATACCAGCGGGTCTTTTCGGGCATGGTTGTGGACGATCACATCCAACAAGGCCAAGGACCGTCACCGAGCCGACGCGCGACACATTCGAGCTGATGGGGGAAGCACGGCGTTTCAGACGTTAAACAATGTCCCCGATCCGCACGGCGTCCCCGAGGACGAACCGACCGATGACGATCAAATCAATGGCCTGACCGTCAGGGGATTGAAACAGATTCGCCACGAATTCGCCGACAAGACGTGGCGAATCTTCGAGCGTGCGGTGATCGACGACATCCCAGCAGCGACCGTCGCCGAAGAGTTTGACATCACTCCGGCGACGGTTCGGCAAACTCGAAGCCGCATCCTCCGGCGACTCCGCCAATATCTCGGCGAATGA
- a CDS encoding DUF1501 domain-containing protein: MPHPSNIHPIQQTRRQFFGSAGTGVGLAALATLLGQDRAIGAGGLPTLPHFAPKAKRVIYLLQNGAPSHIDLFDHKPTLTKLHGQQIPDSVVGGARFSTMTGGQTARPCLKEITKFARHGQSGATVSSFLPETAKIVDKLCFIKSMHTTQVNHAPAITFFLTGDERPGRPSMGSWLSYGLGSETDELPAFVAMTSRDKEASCGQIFYDYYWGSGFLPTVHQGVKFRGSGDPVLYLSDPPGMNRDRRRGMLDDLAALNQEQLDVVGDPEIATRIKQYEMAYRMQASVPELTDLSTESESTLAMYGPDVTRKGSYAYNCLIARRLAERGTRFIQLMHAGWDQHRNLNSQLEIQCRDTDAPSAALVKDLERRGLLDDTLVIWGGEFGRTPFLQGKIEDTKRWGRDHHPYVFTLWMAGGGIKPGVTHGESDEFGFGVAADGVSVHDFQATILHLLGIDHERLTYRFQGRRFRLTDVHGHLIEPIVA, encoded by the coding sequence ATGCCACACCCATCAAACATCCATCCGATCCAACAAACCCGACGCCAGTTTTTCGGTTCGGCCGGGACCGGTGTCGGTCTGGCGGCTTTGGCAACGCTGTTAGGCCAAGACCGGGCGATCGGTGCCGGCGGATTGCCGACGCTGCCGCACTTTGCCCCCAAGGCCAAACGGGTGATCTACTTGCTGCAAAACGGTGCCCCGTCGCACATCGATTTGTTCGACCATAAACCGACGCTGACCAAACTGCACGGTCAACAGATTCCCGATTCGGTCGTCGGCGGAGCCCGTTTCAGTACGATGACCGGCGGCCAGACGGCGCGGCCTTGTTTGAAAGAGATCACCAAATTCGCACGTCACGGACAAAGCGGCGCGACGGTGTCCAGTTTTTTGCCCGAGACGGCCAAGATCGTCGACAAGTTGTGCTTCATCAAATCGATGCACACGACCCAGGTCAATCACGCACCGGCGATCACGTTTTTCCTGACCGGTGACGAACGCCCCGGACGCCCCAGCATGGGGTCATGGCTCAGCTACGGCCTGGGCAGCGAAACCGACGAACTGCCCGCGTTCGTGGCGATGACGTCGCGCGACAAGGAAGCGTCCTGCGGACAGATCTTTTACGACTACTACTGGGGCAGCGGCTTTCTGCCGACGGTGCATCAAGGCGTCAAGTTTCGCGGCAGCGGCGACCCGGTGCTCTATCTCTCCGACCCGCCCGGCATGAACCGGGATCGCCGCCGTGGCATGCTGGATGACTTGGCGGCACTCAATCAAGAACAGCTCGATGTGGTCGGCGACCCGGAGATCGCGACCCGGATCAAACAATACGAGATGGCCTATCGCATGCAAGCCTCGGTTCCAGAGCTGACCGATCTGTCGACCGAATCGGAGTCGACCCTTGCAATGTATGGACCGGACGTCACGCGCAAGGGATCTTATGCCTACAACTGCCTGATCGCCCGTCGGTTGGCAGAGCGTGGGACACGGTTCATTCAATTGATGCATGCCGGATGGGACCAGCACCGCAATTTGAACAGCCAACTGGAGATCCAGTGCCGCGACACCGACGCGCCCTCGGCGGCGCTGGTCAAGGACTTGGAACGGCGTGGGCTGCTGGACGATACATTGGTGATCTGGGGCGGCGAATTCGGCCGGACTCCGTTCCTGCAGGGAAAAATCGAAGACACAAAGCGTTGGGGCCGCGACCATCATCCGTACGTGTTCACGCTGTGGATGGCCGGCGGCGGCATCAAACCCGGTGTCACCCACGGAGAGTCCGACGAGTTCGGATTTGGCGTGGCGGCCGACGGCGTCAGCGTCCACGATTTCCAAGCCACGATCCTGCACCTGTTGGGGATCGATCACGAACGGCTGACATACCGTTTTCAAGGTCGTCGTTTTCGTTTGACCGATGTCCACGGCCATCTGATCGAACCGATTGTGGCGTAG
- a CDS encoding DUF5722 domain-containing protein, producing the protein MMLRPFVLTPLLLLCLTDFASGDANDGGRSDGATSTTSGSYRLDWSRVDGHANQLRISQQDGVVTFLTQGNDPFFRFQLPPLEAAERDWMLELEYFCPDGIRGIQWRSGPGIHRPNATALPNLPSAEGWTKYAFSINEFAPEAIGSEVEVPVRIDWGTRPNIQLQVRSVLVRPINDAEMKQRRDAAEIRLKKTTLAERINNYQTRRWPAEIESVTLDAAQLRVAGTFSEPASIDGAFLIARHAESVSADPPTDKELARRWPVSIDPSGKRFNAVIASPAGSPWLDAGVRLQLVGQHDAAASPVSAARYRDWVHRQDAPASDSLAAAKGLTCITSRFTPDQLRELGIRHASVNILVSGLVSETERPGWQTIDVNGRTWWLNESRLRQQDRDIRTISDAGAVVAGILLIPTSSNARSPIAHPESTDAGTYAMPNLTEPESVARYSAALHVLGQRYSGADPKHGRVDHWIVHNEVDYGWQWTNMGQQPIEVFMDHYIRSMRLVDAATRSLNPNARVFISLTHRWNTTDNQHWKTYAPKVMLQRLIRDSRVEGDFPWGVAYHPYPQSLWKADFWNDTQVSDDFDTRLITIKNLQVLDRFMHLDSSRTADGRVRPVICSEQGFHADERDEDQLRTQAAALLLTWEKLRECPSILAFDYHRPSDHPNEGGLRLGLRGLPNDQHPLGPKKPGWDVFSAIGTEREAELIREYQSVWEGQQE; encoded by the coding sequence ATGATGTTGCGCCCCTTTGTTTTGACGCCCCTGCTGCTGCTCTGTTTGACGGATTTCGCATCCGGCGATGCAAACGACGGGGGCCGAAGCGACGGAGCAACTTCGACGACTTCCGGCAGTTACCGATTGGATTGGTCCCGCGTCGACGGCCATGCGAACCAGTTGCGGATTTCGCAACAGGACGGCGTGGTGACGTTTTTGACCCAAGGAAACGATCCCTTCTTTCGCTTTCAGCTGCCTCCGCTCGAAGCGGCCGAGCGGGACTGGATGCTTGAACTGGAGTACTTTTGCCCCGATGGGATTCGCGGGATCCAGTGGCGGAGCGGACCGGGGATTCATCGGCCCAACGCCACCGCATTGCCGAACCTGCCCAGCGCCGAAGGCTGGACCAAGTACGCCTTCTCGATCAACGAATTCGCCCCCGAGGCGATCGGCAGCGAGGTCGAAGTCCCGGTCCGAATCGATTGGGGCACTCGTCCGAACATTCAGCTGCAAGTGCGCAGCGTGCTCGTTCGGCCGATCAACGACGCCGAAATGAAACAACGTAGGGACGCTGCCGAGATCAGGTTGAAGAAAACGACGTTGGCGGAGCGAATCAACAACTATCAAACGCGTCGCTGGCCCGCGGAAATCGAATCGGTCACCCTTGACGCAGCCCAGCTCCGGGTCGCCGGAACGTTTTCGGAACCCGCGTCGATCGACGGCGCGTTTTTGATCGCGCGGCATGCCGAGAGCGTCTCCGCCGATCCGCCGACAGACAAAGAGCTGGCGCGGCGTTGGCCGGTTTCGATCGATCCATCAGGAAAACGATTCAATGCTGTGATCGCATCCCCGGCCGGCTCGCCCTGGTTGGATGCGGGGGTTCGGCTTCAATTGGTTGGTCAACACGACGCAGCGGCGTCCCCGGTCTCTGCCGCCCGATATCGTGATTGGGTTCATCGCCAAGACGCCCCGGCGTCGGACTCGCTTGCGGCCGCCAAGGGATTGACGTGCATCACGTCCAGGTTCACCCCCGACCAGCTACGTGAACTCGGGATCCGGCACGCCTCGGTCAACATCCTCGTCAGCGGATTGGTCAGCGAAACCGAGCGTCCCGGTTGGCAGACGATCGATGTCAACGGACGCACCTGGTGGCTGAACGAGTCGCGGCTACGACAGCAAGATCGCGACATCCGAACCATCAGCGATGCGGGAGCCGTCGTCGCCGGCATCTTGTTGATCCCCACCTCGTCGAACGCTCGGTCGCCGATCGCACATCCCGAGTCGACGGATGCCGGTACCTATGCGATGCCCAACTTGACCGAACCGGAGTCGGTGGCCCGGTATTCCGCCGCACTCCACGTCCTGGGACAACGTTACAGTGGAGCGGATCCAAAGCATGGTCGGGTGGACCACTGGATCGTCCACAACGAAGTCGACTATGGATGGCAGTGGACCAACATGGGGCAACAGCCGATCGAAGTCTTCATGGACCACTACATCAGGTCGATGCGGTTGGTCGATGCGGCAACCCGGTCACTCAATCCCAACGCCCGCGTCTTTATCTCGTTGACCCACCGCTGGAACACGACCGACAACCAGCACTGGAAAACCTACGCGCCGAAGGTAATGCTGCAGCGGCTGATCCGTGACAGTCGAGTCGAAGGCGACTTTCCATGGGGCGTCGCCTATCATCCGTATCCCCAAAGTCTGTGGAAAGCTGACTTTTGGAACGACACCCAGGTGTCCGATGATTTTGACACTCGATTGATCACCATCAAAAACCTGCAAGTGCTCGACCGCTTCATGCACCTCGATTCCAGCCGAACCGCTGACGGTCGCGTTCGCCCGGTGATCTGCAGCGAGCAGGGGTTTCATGCCGACGAGCGGGATGAAGACCAGTTGCGGACCCAGGCTGCCGCGTTGCTATTGACCTGGGAAAAACTGCGCGAGTGCCCGTCGATCCTGGCATTCGATTACCACCGCCCCAGCGATCATCCCAATGAAGGCGGGCTGCGGTTGGGATTGCGCGGGTTGCCCAATGACCAGCATCCGCTGGGGCCGAAGAAACCTGGCTGGGATGTCTTTTCGGCGATCGGGACCGAGCGTGAAGCGGAGCTGATCCGTGAGTACCAGTCGGTATGGGAAGGCCAGCAGGAGTAA
- a CDS encoding MDR family MFS transporter, with protein MLRDYIQLPLPVRILCLGSLINRAGSFVLVFLAIYASEQLGFGVPFATACIGVLGLGSMAGSVLGGHLADKVGRRGVMLLALFGGAAILLFLSTVTNRWLFMLSVGIFALVADLYRPAAAAMIADLVSIDRRPHAFALMYISINLGFAIAPPIGGLLAGYSFEWLFWIDAASMIVYGLIIALTIEETRRRQPVVDQEGSRAPHDSWLGTLRKIGLDLPFLLFCVSTLLIALVFVQGLSTLPIYIRQLGYSNLQFGLLMSVNGLLIVVLQLPLTHWLSRFNAMTIVLIGGVLISIGFGLTATGSGLVFVALCIAIWTLGEILQAPFNQAIVTDMAPEELRGSYLGVFTMCYASALTIGAPIGGAVLSRFGPTTLWTGTFGVAMIAVVVYAAIYASVTRRVARVG; from the coding sequence GTGCTTCGCGATTACATCCAATTACCGCTACCGGTGCGGATTCTGTGTCTCGGATCCTTGATCAACCGAGCCGGGTCGTTCGTATTGGTCTTCTTGGCGATTTACGCGAGCGAACAACTCGGGTTCGGCGTGCCCTTTGCCACCGCTTGTATCGGCGTGTTGGGCTTGGGATCGATGGCCGGTTCGGTGCTCGGTGGTCATTTGGCTGACAAAGTCGGGCGGCGCGGGGTGATGTTGTTGGCGCTGTTCGGCGGCGCGGCGATCTTGCTGTTTCTGTCGACGGTGACCAATCGCTGGCTGTTCATGTTGTCGGTCGGGATCTTTGCGCTGGTGGCGGACCTGTATCGGCCCGCCGCGGCGGCGATGATCGCGGATCTGGTGTCGATCGACCGCCGCCCGCATGCGTTCGCCCTGATGTACATTTCCATCAACCTGGGTTTCGCGATCGCTCCACCGATCGGCGGACTGCTGGCCGGATACTCGTTCGAGTGGCTGTTCTGGATCGATGCCGCGTCGATGATCGTGTACGGATTGATCATCGCGCTGACGATCGAAGAAACGCGTCGGCGCCAGCCAGTTGTCGACCAGGAAGGATCACGTGCACCGCACGACTCTTGGCTCGGGACGCTGCGAAAGATCGGACTGGATCTTCCGTTCTTGTTGTTTTGCGTCTCGACCTTGTTGATCGCGTTGGTGTTCGTGCAAGGCTTGTCCACGTTGCCGATCTACATTCGGCAACTGGGTTACAGCAATCTGCAATTCGGATTGCTGATGTCCGTCAACGGGTTGTTGATCGTGGTGCTGCAATTGCCGCTGACGCATTGGTTGTCGCGTTTCAACGCGATGACGATTGTGTTGATCGGCGGCGTGTTGATTTCGATCGGGTTCGGGCTGACGGCCACCGGCAGCGGTCTGGTCTTTGTCGCTTTGTGCATCGCGATTTGGACCTTGGGCGAGATCCTGCAGGCGCCGTTCAACCAGGCGATCGTCACCGACATGGCACCGGAGGAGTTGCGTGGCAGCTATCTGGGCGTCTTTACGATGTGTTATGCATCGGCGCTGACGATCGGTGCTCCGATCGGCGGGGCGGTGTTGTCGCGATTCGGACCGACGACGCTGTGGACCGGCACCTTTGGGGTCGCCATGATCGCCGTGGTTGTTTACGCCGCGATCTACGCCTCGGTCACCCGCCGCGTGGCACGTGTCGGATAG
- a CDS encoding endonuclease/exonuclease/phosphatase family protein produces the protein MIRLLCFTLLIALPIVSTSAQEESDDGPATQPLKVATYNVRYANPGDGEDVWPNRQEFVIEYCKRNDIIGLQEVTEPQFAQLRAGLTDFDSYGVGRDDGKSGGEHAPFFYRSDKFEVIDKGTFWLSESPETVGVKGWDAALPRTCTWIHFRDKRSGAEFYVANTHFDHRGAKARAESGKLLAKRLGQLPKELPIILMGDFNCMIDSEPYNAIVTSLTDARNASESDPTGPNSTWNGFKKIQPDRIIDHIFVRAADVRQLAVHDPKTDRGRFASDHLPVQIVVSLEK, from the coding sequence ATGATTCGTTTACTGTGTTTCACATTGCTAATTGCGTTGCCGATCGTTTCCACCTCGGCCCAAGAGGAATCCGACGACGGCCCGGCGACACAACCATTGAAAGTCGCGACGTACAACGTCCGCTACGCCAACCCGGGCGACGGCGAAGATGTCTGGCCCAATCGCCAGGAGTTTGTGATCGAATACTGCAAGCGAAACGACATCATCGGCTTGCAAGAAGTCACCGAGCCCCAGTTTGCCCAGTTGCGCGCCGGATTGACCGACTTTGATTCCTACGGCGTCGGTCGCGACGACGGGAAAAGCGGTGGAGAACATGCGCCGTTTTTTTATCGCAGCGACAAATTCGAAGTCATCGACAAGGGGACGTTTTGGTTGAGCGAATCACCCGAAACGGTCGGCGTGAAAGGTTGGGATGCGGCGTTGCCCCGGACCTGCACCTGGATCCATTTTCGCGACAAACGCAGCGGGGCGGAGTTTTACGTGGCAAACACCCATTTCGATCACCGCGGTGCGAAGGCCCGTGCCGAGAGTGGAAAACTGTTGGCCAAGCGACTCGGGCAACTGCCCAAGGAATTGCCGATCATCCTGATGGGCGATTTCAATTGCATGATCGACTCCGAACCGTACAACGCCATTGTGACGTCGCTGACCGATGCGAGAAACGCCAGTGAGTCCGACCCCACCGGACCGAACAGCACTTGGAACGGTTTCAAAAAGATCCAGCCCGATCGTATCATCGACCACATTTTCGTCCGAGCGGCCGACGTGCGACAGTTGGCCGTTCACGATCCCAAGACCGATCGGGGACGGTTCGCGAGCGATCACCTGCCGGTGCAGATCGTCGTGTCGTTGGAGAAGTAG